Proteins encoded together in one Planctomyces sp. SH-PL14 window:
- a CDS encoding polysaccharide biosynthesis/export family protein, producing MSLPPAANALRRPAGAQRSGHFASRRGTAGDRSGCSRVSLARLGHLLILMAAAAAPGCAAFRPIRGVPASYMPTEFQAVSREDHRTINLGMLVRRPQEHRVAGGDILSVYIPGVLGRWVPNPEQSIGEEPPINLPLSPDDPPTVGYPLQVHDDDTISLPQIPPLNVAGMTLHEVEEAIRRAYTVDRQILRGDPARIMVSLFRPREYRVLVVRQESQGQAIPTMQANTVNLGSTRRGIAREVRLRAFENDVMHALSRADVASGLPGLDAENTLYIIRNRQGRRSCPPGQGLGRPGPGGIGGGGAGFGHSPVPGFMQIPAADLGGHSVVTADHNTTSSRQEILLTGHQPVGGHSISTPRIQPAQYTGPVITPQPTFAPRAGLPPQVPVQPMQQMQPIPQGYAPFPGGPNIPHEYPAQQQTLPPVMMPGSAMPPGHAPPIGPTEEIGPFSPLPGGPMDGHTPIDAWQPDLSQIDLTIDSPDVIKIPIRIAPGETPHITEEDITLYDGDIIFIESRETEVFYTGGLLGGGQFTLPRDYDLNVLQAISIATGQRSGGGGSQALQSNGGPSALNQDVIVSASRLVILRKLPTGDTVPIEIDLYRAMKYPHENITVQAGDYLLLQYTCPEAIAAFCQRNLLEGALIGIAASTFTSGGGGGQ from the coding sequence ATGTCCCTTCCCCCTGCCGCCAACGCTCTCCGCCGCCCGGCCGGCGCCCAGCGCTCCGGGCACTTTGCCTCGCGCCGAGGGACCGCTGGCGATCGCTCCGGGTGCTCGCGCGTCAGCCTGGCGCGGCTCGGTCACCTGCTGATTCTCATGGCAGCGGCCGCAGCTCCGGGATGCGCGGCGTTCCGACCGATCCGCGGCGTCCCCGCCAGCTACATGCCGACCGAGTTCCAGGCAGTCAGCCGCGAGGACCATCGAACGATCAACCTGGGGATGCTGGTCCGACGGCCGCAGGAGCACCGCGTCGCCGGAGGGGACATTCTCTCCGTCTATATCCCCGGGGTCCTGGGCCGCTGGGTCCCCAACCCTGAACAGAGCATCGGTGAAGAGCCGCCGATCAACCTGCCGCTCTCACCTGACGATCCGCCGACCGTCGGCTATCCGCTGCAGGTCCACGACGACGACACGATCTCGCTCCCCCAGATCCCGCCGCTCAATGTCGCGGGGATGACGCTGCATGAAGTGGAGGAAGCGATCCGCCGGGCCTATACGGTCGACCGCCAGATCCTGCGGGGCGACCCGGCCCGGATCATGGTGAGCCTCTTCCGGCCGCGGGAGTACCGCGTCCTCGTGGTCCGCCAGGAGTCGCAGGGACAGGCCATCCCGACGATGCAGGCCAATACCGTCAACCTGGGGAGCACCCGCCGCGGGATCGCCCGGGAAGTCCGGCTGCGGGCCTTCGAGAACGACGTCATGCACGCCCTGTCGCGGGCCGACGTCGCTTCGGGCCTCCCCGGGCTCGACGCCGAAAACACGCTCTACATCATCCGCAACCGCCAGGGCCGGCGGTCGTGTCCGCCCGGCCAGGGGCTCGGCCGGCCGGGTCCCGGCGGTATCGGGGGCGGAGGCGCGGGCTTTGGCCACTCGCCGGTCCCCGGCTTCATGCAGATCCCGGCCGCGGACCTGGGTGGACACTCGGTCGTCACCGCGGACCACAACACGACGAGCAGCCGCCAGGAGATCCTCCTGACGGGTCACCAGCCGGTCGGCGGCCACTCGATCTCGACGCCTCGGATTCAGCCGGCGCAGTACACCGGTCCGGTGATCACGCCGCAGCCGACGTTCGCTCCGCGGGCGGGCCTTCCGCCGCAGGTGCCGGTCCAGCCCATGCAGCAGATGCAGCCCATTCCGCAGGGGTACGCCCCTTTCCCGGGCGGTCCGAACATCCCGCACGAGTATCCAGCTCAGCAGCAGACGCTCCCGCCCGTCATGATGCCGGGTTCCGCGATGCCTCCCGGGCATGCCCCGCCGATCGGACCGACCGAGGAGATCGGTCCGTTCTCACCGCTTCCGGGCGGTCCGATGGACGGTCACACGCCGATCGACGCGTGGCAGCCTGACCTTTCTCAGATCGACCTGACGATCGACAGCCCGGACGTCATCAAGATCCCGATCCGGATTGCGCCGGGAGAGACGCCGCACATCACCGAGGAGGACATCACCCTCTACGACGGCGACATCATCTTCATCGAGTCCCGCGAAACCGAGGTGTTCTATACCGGCGGTCTCCTGGGTGGCGGGCAGTTCACGCTGCCGCGCGACTATGACCTGAACGTCCTCCAGGCGATCTCGATCGCCACCGGCCAGCGGAGCGGCGGCGGGGGAAGCCAGGCTCTTCAGTCGAACGGTGGACCGTCGGCCCTCAACCAGGACGTGATCGTCAGTGCCAGCCGGCTCGTGATTCTGCGGAAGCTTCCGACCGGCGACACGGTTCCGATCGAGATCGACCTGTACCGGGCGATGAAGTATCCGCACGAGAACATTACGGTTCAGGCGGGGGATTATCTGCTGTTGCAGTACACGTGTCCGGAAGCGATTGCAGCCTTCTGCCAGCGGAACTTGCTGGAAGGTGCGTTGATCGGCATCGCGGCGAGCACGTTCACCAGCGGTGGAGGCGGCGGGCAATAA
- a CDS encoding ketose-bisphosphate aldolase, with product MPIATPKQYAAMLDAAQKGNYAYAAINITSISGINGALQAFADLKSDGIIQVSSGAGEFASGQKIKDSVLGSIVLAEACHTLAAKYNVLIALHTDHCQPGIKDSYLKNWLKSEATRLKVEMPADGSVPEAVLEAHPWLRDKKDPKAVDKSLKGGKVDSWLKPLIKETARRRAAGQANLFQSHMLDASNLPLALNMGMSQEILKECTPNEIILEVEAGVVGGKEEGMDNTDVDHSKLYTTPEDMVAVYEALNGLGRYMFAATFGNVHGHYKPGAVKLRPDILKKGQDAVVKKFGEKAAFDLVFHGGSGTPAHEIHETLGYGVIKMNIDTDTQYAFTRPIADHMFRNYEKVMKVDGEIGEKDAYDPRAYLKLAENGVAKRMGEAITDLKSDGKTIFGQA from the coding sequence ATGCCCATCGCGACCCCCAAGCAGTACGCGGCCATGCTGGATGCCGCCCAGAAGGGGAACTACGCCTACGCCGCCATCAACATCACCTCGATCAGCGGCATCAACGGAGCGCTCCAGGCGTTCGCGGATCTCAAGTCCGATGGCATCATCCAGGTCTCCTCGGGCGCCGGGGAATTCGCCTCGGGCCAGAAGATCAAGGACTCGGTCCTGGGCTCGATCGTCCTGGCCGAAGCGTGCCACACGCTGGCCGCCAAGTACAACGTCCTGATCGCCCTGCACACCGACCACTGCCAGCCGGGGATCAAGGACTCCTACCTCAAGAACTGGCTCAAGAGCGAAGCGACCCGCCTCAAGGTCGAGATGCCGGCCGACGGCTCGGTGCCGGAAGCGGTCCTGGAAGCCCACCCGTGGCTCCGCGACAAAAAGGATCCGAAGGCGGTCGACAAGAGCCTCAAGGGAGGGAAAGTCGACAGCTGGCTCAAGCCGCTGATCAAGGAGACCGCCCGCCGCCGCGCCGCCGGTCAGGCGAACCTGTTCCAGTCGCACATGCTGGACGCCTCGAACCTCCCGCTCGCCCTCAACATGGGGATGAGCCAGGAGATCCTCAAGGAGTGCACCCCGAACGAGATCATCCTCGAAGTCGAGGCGGGGGTTGTCGGCGGCAAGGAAGAGGGGATGGACAACACCGACGTTGACCACTCCAAGCTCTACACGACGCCGGAAGACATGGTCGCCGTTTACGAAGCCCTCAACGGCCTCGGCCGGTACATGTTCGCCGCCACCTTCGGCAACGTCCACGGCCACTACAAGCCGGGCGCCGTCAAGCTGCGTCCGGACATCCTCAAGAAGGGCCAGGACGCGGTTGTCAAGAAGTTCGGCGAGAAGGCCGCCTTCGACCTCGTGTTCCACGGCGGCTCGGGGACTCCGGCCCACGAGATTCATGAGACGCTGGGCTACGGCGTCATCAAGATGAACATCGACACCGACACGCAGTACGCCTTCACCCGGCCGATCGCGGACCACATGTTCCGCAACTACGAGAAGGTGATGAAGGTCGACGGCGAGATCGGCGAGAAGGACGCGTACGATCCCCGCGCTTACCTCAAGCTGGCCGAGAACGGCGTGGCGAAGCGGATGGGCGAAGCGATCACCGACCTGAAGTCGGATGGGAAGACGATCTTCGGCCAAGCCTGA
- a CDS encoding helix-turn-helix domain-containing protein: MTQKKYLSLEEAAERVGLSRDEVMRLREKGDLRGFADRGTWKFKFEDVEELARRRQANSDPDLPFLVDDPESGSALSISEDELGEQPTIIRGGKKDDSDIKLESGDVHGSWTKKSQMDSDSDINLTKEWGSGKPLPKGAVPRGEQDSDSDVRAVEETLLSHQGTPDKTEAFVLDSDSDVKLVDDSPGRPAVPFAKELKGSDSEIRLTSDVTSSEIRLIPERGRGGADSNASDVRTAADNKTSDVRLAPIDNDVSDIRFAPQEAPSDSDVALLRPGDSSIALDFTPDEGEGASVLTDESGIALASDSAMMLASESGISLEGPSDSGISLESRDEEGITLADDAGIGLLGADSGITLDSPAKGAPKKGGGKQGGGTLPMMDIPNYRDEGTDTSFEIPSLRDDSAYDLETVKPTPKSDKTAKLPAFSSSESVDDAVFNIDDGDAALDSGADEELEVIDDAFGEDDDLGDDLDVIDADEEVFAADEEDSEFAAPAAGRYVPVEQEWGAGVMVGVSVCSVLLLLVGAVMFDLVKTMWVPGQANAVAGPVLDALSGLYK, encoded by the coding sequence ATGACGCAGAAGAAGTATCTGAGCCTCGAAGAGGCGGCGGAACGGGTGGGACTTTCGCGCGACGAAGTCATGCGGCTCCGGGAAAAGGGAGACCTCCGCGGCTTCGCCGACCGCGGCACGTGGAAATTCAAATTTGAGGACGTCGAGGAACTGGCCCGCCGCCGGCAGGCCAATTCCGATCCGGACCTGCCGTTCCTCGTCGACGATCCGGAGTCTGGCTCCGCCCTGTCGATCTCGGAGGATGAGCTGGGCGAGCAGCCCACGATCATCCGCGGCGGAAAGAAGGACGACAGCGACATCAAGCTCGAATCGGGCGACGTCCACGGCTCGTGGACCAAGAAGAGCCAGATGGATTCGGACAGCGATATCAACCTCACCAAGGAGTGGGGATCGGGCAAGCCGCTGCCGAAGGGGGCGGTCCCCCGTGGCGAACAGGACAGCGACAGCGATGTCCGGGCCGTGGAAGAGACGCTCCTCTCGCACCAGGGAACCCCTGACAAGACCGAAGCGTTCGTGCTGGACTCCGATAGCGACGTCAAGCTGGTTGACGATTCACCTGGCCGGCCGGCGGTCCCGTTCGCCAAGGAGCTCAAGGGCTCCGACAGCGAGATCCGCCTCACCTCCGACGTGACCTCCAGCGAGATCCGCCTCATTCCCGAGCGCGGCCGCGGCGGCGCGGACAGCAACGCCAGCGACGTTCGGACGGCGGCCGACAACAAGACCAGCGACGTCCGCCTGGCCCCGATCGACAACGACGTGAGCGACATCCGCTTCGCGCCGCAGGAAGCGCCGAGCGATAGCGATGTTGCCCTGCTGCGTCCCGGCGACTCCTCGATCGCCCTCGACTTCACCCCGGATGAGGGGGAAGGGGCGTCGGTCCTGACCGACGAGAGCGGCATCGCCCTGGCCAGCGACAGCGCCATGATGCTCGCCTCCGAGAGCGGCATCTCCCTCGAAGGTCCCAGTGACAGCGGCATTTCGCTCGAGTCGCGGGACGAAGAGGGGATCACGCTCGCGGACGACGCGGGGATCGGCCTGCTCGGCGCCGACAGCGGGATCACGCTCGACTCGCCGGCGAAGGGCGCCCCAAAGAAGGGCGGCGGCAAGCAGGGGGGCGGCACGCTCCCGATGATGGACATCCCGAACTACCGGGACGAAGGGACCGACACGAGCTTCGAGATCCCGTCGCTCCGCGATGACTCCGCCTATGACCTGGAGACGGTCAAGCCGACTCCGAAGTCCGACAAGACCGCCAAGCTCCCCGCCTTCAGCAGCTCGGAGTCGGTCGATGACGCGGTGTTCAACATCGACGACGGCGACGCGGCCCTCGACAGCGGGGCCGACGAAGAGCTGGAAGTCATCGACGACGCCTTTGGCGAAGACGACGACCTCGGGGACGACCTGGACGTCATCGACGCCGACGAAGAGGTCTTCGCCGCCGACGAGGAAGACAGCGAGTTCGCCGCTCCCGCCGCCGGACGCTACGTCCCGGTCGAGCAGGAGTGGGGAGCCGGCGTGATGGTCGGCGTCTCGGTCTGCAGCGTCCTGCTCCTCCTCGTGGGGGCGGTCATGTTCGACCTCGTGAAGACGATGTGGGTTCCGGGGCAGGCGAATGCGGTCGCCGGTCCGGTGCTCGACGCCCTCAGCGGCCTCTACAAGTAG